One Spirochaetales bacterium DNA segment encodes these proteins:
- a CDS encoding NADH-quinone oxidoreductase subunit C has product MTREEILSDIKTRFQNDIIDDFDKSPARVYIEVQPRSIVPISRYIFKELGARFNIASGLDTAENIEILYHFTFEPINLLLSVRVKLDKNSPEIDSLSGEFHAANWIEREMHELLGIQFKGHPNLKRLLLSDAWPEGVFPLRQDYSEWDKKAVRDRGVK; this is encoded by the coding sequence ATGACCAGAGAAGAAATATTATCTGATATAAAAACACGCTTTCAAAACGATATTATCGATGATTTCGACAAGTCCCCGGCGCGTGTCTATATCGAAGTGCAGCCCCGATCGATTGTCCCCATCTCCCGTTATATTTTCAAGGAACTCGGGGCGAGATTCAATATCGCATCGGGCCTCGACACGGCCGAAAACATCGAAATCCTCTATCATTTTACCTTCGAGCCCATCAATCTCCTTCTTTCTGTGAGGGTAAAACTCGATAAAAACTCGCCGGAGATCGATTCGCTTTCAGGCGAATTTCATGCCGCAAACTGGATAGAACGGGAAATGCATGAGTTGCTCGGTATACAGTTCAAGGGACATCCGAATCTCAAACGCCTGCTTCTTTCAGACGCATGGCCGGAGGGGGTTTTCCCGCTCAGACAGGACTACAGTGAATGGGACAAAAAGGCGGTCAGAGACAGGGGGGTGAAATGA
- a CDS encoding glutaredoxin family protein: MTADLYTTPSCGYCRQAKDYLRKLGINVKEIDITRDERSMQEFARRVGSHSGVPVIFLKGVQIKGFDKNKIDNVLCI, translated from the coding sequence ATGACGGCGGATTTATACACAACACCAAGCTGCGGATATTGCCGACAGGCAAAAGATTATTTAAGAAAACTCGGTATCAATGTAAAAGAAATCGACATAACGAGGGATGAAAGAAGCATGCAGGAGTTTGCGAGAAGGGTTGGTTCTCATTCAGGAGTTCCCGTAATTTTTCTCAAAGGCGTACAAATCAAGGGATTTGATAAAAACAAGATCGATAACGTCCTATGTATTTAA
- a CDS encoding 4Fe-4S binding protein yields the protein MGIPKVRELIEAIKALTVGLVRPYTTGFPKKPHVPYKNFRGQPKFNEDKCVGCLACEQVCPVQAIAHEDNTGADPPMRTIIHYTDTCIFCGECEAHCIADKEGIKLSKDFDLAFFDRKKAYETIDRELQLCEICGEPVACKAHLNWIADKIGELAYSSPTIYQSRLKRLGVIDDNLVSAIKDDGRSDRVKILCARCRRKTTLTTEETG from the coding sequence ATGGGAATACCAAAAGTCAGAGAACTTATCGAGGCAATCAAGGCGTTGACGGTCGGACTGGTCAGACCATATACCACCGGATTTCCGAAGAAACCCCACGTACCGTATAAAAACTTCAGGGGACAGCCGAAATTCAACGAAGATAAATGTGTTGGCTGTCTCGCCTGCGAGCAAGTGTGTCCCGTTCAGGCAATCGCGCATGAGGACAATACGGGCGCCGATCCCCCGATGCGGACGATCATCCATTACACGGACACCTGTATTTTCTGCGGCGAATGCGAAGCACACTGCATCGCCGACAAAGAAGGAATCAAACTGTCAAAGGACTTCGACCTTGCCTTTTTTGACAGGAAAAAGGCTTATGAAACGATCGACCGTGAACTTCAGCTGTGTGAAATCTGCGGGGAGCCGGTCGCATGCAAGGCGCACCTCAACTGGATCGCCGATAAAATAGGCGAACTCGCCTACTCGAGCCCCACAATATATCAATCGCGGTTAAAGCGTCTTGGCGTCATCGACGACAATCTCGTTTCCGCAATAAAGGACGATGGAAGGTCCGACAGGGTAAAAATACTCTGTGCCCGATGCAGGAGAAAAACGACGCTGACAACAGAAGAGACGGGGTGA
- a CDS encoding FAD/NAD(P)-binding protein — MYTSKNPYRPVKTIVLDVITETPTIKTFVLQPETPISFETGQFIEFSVPGCGEAPFTPSSRPSVSDTLEVTIMRVGKVTTRIHELKKNDIVGLRGPFGSRYPVELFKDKEVLVIGGGCGFAPVRSLMYKLFEIRGDLKKLVFRGGCRNPKEFLYRDELESWTNKNDLNIRLTVDKSDGDTVWKHDVGLVTTILGDVGMDVKNGFAVVCGPPIMMKFTTGTLLDMGFREDNIFLSMEKNMSCGIGKCGHCRIGTYYACKDGPVFRYDAIKKFPNIWD, encoded by the coding sequence ATGTATACAAGTAAAAATCCGTATCGCCCCGTCAAGACAATAGTCCTCGATGTGATTACCGAAACCCCGACGATTAAAACATTTGTCCTGCAACCGGAAACACCGATTTCATTTGAAACGGGACAGTTTATCGAGTTTTCGGTACCGGGATGCGGGGAAGCCCCGTTCACGCCGTCATCCCGGCCCTCCGTCAGCGACACCCTGGAAGTTACGATTATGCGCGTCGGCAAGGTAACGACAAGGATACACGAACTCAAAAAAAACGATATCGTCGGTCTGCGCGGACCGTTCGGTTCCCGCTATCCGGTCGAGCTTTTCAAGGACAAGGAAGTGCTGGTTATCGGCGGCGGTTGCGGTTTCGCGCCGGTGAGAAGCCTTATGTACAAACTTTTCGAGATAAGGGGGGATCTCAAAAAACTCGTTTTTCGCGGTGGATGCAGAAACCCGAAGGAATTCCTCTACAGGGACGAACTCGAATCGTGGACAAATAAAAACGATCTCAATATACGCCTCACGGTCGACAAGTCTGACGGGGATACGGTATGGAAACACGATGTCGGCCTCGTCACAACGATCCTGGGCGATGTCGGCATGGACGTGAAAAACGGTTTCGCCGTCGTGTGCGGTCCCCCCATCATGATGAAATTCACGACCGGCACCCTTTTAGACATGGGATTCAGGGAAGATAATATTTTTCTCTCGATGGAAAAGAATATGTCTTGCGGTATCGGGAAATGCGGTCATTGCAGGATAGGTACCTATTATGCCTGCAAGGACGGACCGGTCTTCAGGTACGATGCGATTAAAAAATTTCCGAATATATGGGATTAG
- a CDS encoding 4Fe-4S dicluster domain-containing protein yields MYYISENNFSRFLQICDDDYDVFLPVKKGNNRFFTRYTQQIQQPVVGEVRTSDPLKAFFFRAREKVARDFEDGMPAESRKPACIVGVKACDLAGFKVQDSVFINNDYLDPFYKNERENNLIISSDCTCAIDTCFCLALGIKPYPIENFDINLTPLENGYLVEVGSEAGIKIVEIHSQLFTEPNESQKNERDTIREHTKDAVEKNIRNYTIPLKDKFEGIIEKNYESDIWQDEASTCVECGACNAICPTCHCFLLYDQKDEKKMERLRIWDSCMIKDFARVAGGANPREKLWMRLRNRFEKKFDFFPKIADIYACTGCGRCVSACPAKIDIRNVLKRLVHNVYK; encoded by the coding sequence ATGTATTATATTTCTGAAAATAATTTCAGCCGGTTTCTTCAGATCTGTGATGACGATTACGATGTATTTTTACCTGTAAAGAAGGGCAATAACAGATTTTTCACGCGATATACTCAACAGATACAACAACCTGTTGTCGGAGAAGTAAGAACTTCCGATCCCCTGAAGGCCTTCTTTTTTCGGGCGCGGGAAAAAGTCGCCCGTGATTTCGAAGACGGCATGCCCGCCGAATCCCGAAAGCCGGCCTGTATCGTCGGAGTCAAGGCCTGCGATCTCGCCGGATTCAAGGTTCAGGATTCCGTCTTTATCAACAACGATTATCTCGACCCCTTTTACAAAAATGAGCGTGAAAACAACCTTATTATTTCTTCGGATTGCACCTGCGCCATCGATACATGTTTTTGCCTCGCACTCGGGATAAAGCCGTACCCCATTGAAAATTTCGATATAAATCTCACCCCCCTGGAAAACGGATATCTGGTTGAAGTCGGATCGGAGGCGGGGATCAAAATCGTGGAGATACATTCACAACTTTTTACCGAGCCAAACGAATCCCAAAAAAATGAACGGGATACTATCCGCGAGCACACCAAAGATGCGGTGGAGAAGAACATACGCAATTACACGATTCCACTTAAGGACAAGTTCGAAGGGATTATCGAAAAGAATTACGAATCCGATATCTGGCAGGACGAAGCCTCGACATGCGTCGAATGCGGCGCCTGCAACGCGATCTGCCCGACCTGTCATTGTTTCCTGCTCTATGACCAGAAAGACGAAAAGAAGATGGAACGCCTGCGAATATGGGATTCATGCATGATCAAGGATTTCGCACGCGTGGCCGGAGGGGCTAATCCGAGAGAAAAATTATGGATGCGATTAAGAAACAGATTCGAGAAAAAATTCGATTTCTTCCCGAAAATCGCGGATATTTATGCATGCACGGGCTGCGGACGGTGCGTATCTGCCTGCCCGGCAAAAATCGATATACGAAATGTTCTAAAAAGGCTGGTCCATAATGTATACAAGTAA
- a CDS encoding MTH1187 family thiamine-binding protein, with amino-acid sequence MAIMEISIVPVGTKDASVSRYVAGTLKVLEHEKGISYTLNPMGTVVEAESLAKIFEIAARMHDSVFNDEVTRVVTTIKIDERRDKRVTMLGKIKAVEDKLNV; translated from the coding sequence ATGGCGATTATGGAAATCAGTATTGTTCCCGTCGGAACAAAGGATGCATCTGTCAGCCGATATGTCGCCGGGACATTGAAAGTATTGGAACATGAAAAAGGGATTAGTTACACATTGAATCCGATGGGGACAGTCGTGGAGGCGGAATCTTTGGCAAAGATTTTTGAGATAGCTGCGAGAATGCATGATTCGGTTTTTAACGATGAGGTCACGAGAGTGGTAACAACAATAAAAATCGACGAAAGAAGAGATAAGCGGGTTACGATGCTGGGAAAGATAAAAGCGGTAGAGGACAAATTGAATGTTTAG
- a CDS encoding NifB/NifX family molybdenum-iron cluster-binding protein: MKICVTAKGPSPLSEMDTDFERCGYFTFFIDGGRGFDAVKNNRGDDPVQLLLKKNVDVVITKTITKQSKKRLDDVNIRVYFGVGNSIREEVVKFEKGELVQINKFNPILPE; encoded by the coding sequence ATGAAAATATGTGTAACGGCAAAAGGTCCGAGTCCGTTATCCGAAATGGATACGGATTTCGAACGATGCGGATATTTCACTTTTTTTATCGATGGCGGGAGGGGATTCGATGCGGTCAAAAATAATAGAGGGGATGATCCCGTACAATTACTGTTAAAGAAAAATGTCGATGTTGTTATCACAAAAACAATAACGAAGCAATCAAAAAAGCGTCTTGACGATGTCAATATCCGGGTATATTTTGGAGTTGGAAATTCGATCAGGGAGGAGGTTGTAAAATTCGAAAAAGGCGAATTGGTGCAAATAAATAAGTTTAACCCGATTTTGCCGGAATAA
- a CDS encoding DUF4445 domain-containing protein, whose product MSIIFNTGENDVIISNDPDKTILELAESARIYLKSDCGGTGKCGKCRCVLEKGHFRLGTGEEIVVSGKKGINTLACRTRVIGNEAVVSIPQNSISGIAGRIVEEFFLNRYHHDPPTKKYCLAFSDSASGKQRSDGKRLLDEVYRRTSLKEIAVPLEVLQTLSDLTAEGENIVTVTMGTSRDGPHMIRIEAGDTARDNFACALDIGTTTVVGILVDLLNGKIKSRASRYNAQTRISGDVVSRISYCKKREDINTLQKLIVRETVNPIIDELCSNAGIAPDRINRVAVSGNTVMMHLFLALNPSNIGKAPFTPVMRNTGVFRAKEIGIGIHGTGLVDILPAVSAYIGGDIAADMYVSKLHKGKGPAVLIDIGTNGEIVLCEKGRLSACSTAAGPAFEGYGLYHGCRASRGAVEKIAFDDGHNITYRTIGGEKATGICGTGYIDFIASGFGIGLIETSGKYNSELLKSLHLYHTVEKDGSKITACIITPENESGLDEPVLVLESDIAAILQAKAAVYAGLKTLLAIRKKGFDDIRKLILAGGFAGHLDIENAMVMGLIPDIPPERIEFIGNGSLGGAYCALVESDALDAMTALSDLPNVIELNLHKDFQSNYIDALFLPNLNENDFAAILRRRHIQGY is encoded by the coding sequence ATGTCGATTATATTTAATACTGGAGAGAATGATGTTATCATATCAAACGATCCTGACAAAACAATACTGGAATTAGCCGAAAGTGCGCGTATATATCTAAAATCCGATTGCGGGGGAACCGGTAAATGCGGGAAATGCCGGTGCGTTCTGGAAAAAGGACATTTCAGGCTGGGAACAGGTGAAGAAATAGTTGTATCCGGAAAAAAAGGAATCAACACACTCGCATGCCGGACAAGAGTGATCGGTAATGAGGCCGTTGTATCGATTCCGCAAAACTCGATTTCTGGGATAGCGGGACGGATCGTTGAGGAGTTTTTTCTGAACCGGTATCACCATGATCCTCCGACTAAAAAATATTGTCTTGCCTTTAGCGATTCCGCATCCGGGAAACAACGTTCGGATGGGAAACGGCTTCTGGACGAAGTATACAGGCGGACATCGTTAAAGGAGATCGCCGTCCCGCTTGAGGTGCTTCAGACGTTATCCGACCTTACGGCAGAAGGCGAGAATATCGTTACCGTAACAATGGGCACGTCGCGGGATGGCCCGCACATGATCCGTATCGAAGCGGGCGATACGGCACGTGATAATTTCGCCTGTGCCCTGGATATCGGAACGACGACCGTCGTCGGTATCCTCGTCGATCTTTTAAATGGAAAAATCAAATCACGTGCTTCACGCTATAACGCGCAAACCCGTATTTCAGGCGATGTCGTTTCGAGAATATCCTACTGCAAAAAAAGGGAAGACATCAACACCTTACAGAAACTCATTGTCCGGGAAACGGTCAATCCGATTATCGATGAATTATGTTCGAATGCGGGCATCGCCCCTGATCGGATAAACCGTGTTGCCGTATCGGGCAATACCGTCATGATGCATCTGTTTTTGGCCCTGAATCCGTCCAATATCGGGAAAGCACCGTTTACGCCCGTCATGCGGAACACGGGTGTCTTTCGGGCAAAAGAAATCGGTATCGGAATACACGGCACGGGCCTGGTCGATATCCTTCCAGCCGTCTCGGCGTATATCGGCGGGGATATCGCGGCGGATATGTATGTGTCGAAGTTGCATAAGGGAAAAGGGCCCGCAGTTCTGATCGATATCGGAACGAACGGCGAGATCGTGTTGTGCGAGAAAGGTCGTCTTTCGGCCTGTTCAACGGCCGCGGGTCCCGCGTTCGAAGGCTACGGGCTGTATCACGGGTGCCGGGCAAGCAGGGGCGCCGTGGAGAAGATTGCTTTTGACGATGGTCACAATATAACATACCGGACGATCGGGGGTGAGAAGGCGACGGGAATATGCGGGACCGGGTATATCGATTTTATCGCCTCCGGTTTCGGTATCGGATTGATTGAAACCTCCGGAAAATACAATTCTGAATTGCTGAAATCGCTTCATCTGTACCATACGGTTGAGAAAGACGGCAGTAAAATTACCGCATGTATCATTACACCCGAAAACGAATCGGGGCTGGATGAACCGGTTTTGGTTCTCGAATCCGATATAGCGGCGATATTACAGGCAAAAGCGGCCGTTTATGCCGGGTTGAAAACACTGTTGGCGATAAGGAAGAAAGGTTTCGACGACATACGTAAGCTTATCCTTGCGGGAGGGTTTGCCGGACATCTCGATATCGAAAATGCGATGGTAATGGGATTGATCCCGGATATCCCTCCGGAACGTATCGAGTTTATCGGCAACGGCTCTCTCGGCGGCGCGTATTGCGCTCTTGTCGAATCAGATGCACTCGATGCAATGACCGCACTTTCGGACCTTCCCAATGTAATCGAATTGAATCTGCACAAGGATTTTCAGTCAAATTACATCGACGCACTTTTTTTGCCCAATTTAAACGAGAATGATTTTGCAGCGATTTTACGCAGGCGGCATATTCAAGGTTATTGA
- the nuoB gene encoding NADH-quinone oxidoreductase subunit NuoB, protein MSIKTRALLKSPWVFHLSTGSCNNCDIEILDCLTPRFDIERFGIKLVGSIRHADVILVTGSCNRKSTERMLRLLDQVPKPFFIVGVGECTMSRGMFIHSYNCPRPLDSIVPVHAFIPGCPPKPEAIISGVVKLIQKIKAGT, encoded by the coding sequence ATGTCGATTAAAACACGAGCCTTATTAAAATCTCCCTGGGTGTTTCATCTTTCAACAGGGAGCTGCAACAACTGCGATATCGAAATCCTCGACTGCCTCACACCCAGGTTCGATATCGAACGGTTCGGCATTAAACTGGTCGGAAGTATCCGGCACGCCGACGTCATTCTCGTCACCGGGTCCTGTAACCGCAAATCGACGGAACGAATGCTCCGGTTACTGGATCAAGTACCGAAACCCTTTTTTATTGTGGGTGTCGGTGAATGTACCATGTCGCGCGGCATGTTCATACACAGTTATAATTGCCCCCGTCCCCTTGACAGTATTGTTCCGGTTCATGCGTTTATTCCCGGATGTCCCCCGAAACCGGAAGCGATTATTTCCGGCGTGGTTAAACTCATACAAAAGATAAAGGCAGGAACATGA
- the trxB gene encoding thioredoxin-disulfide reductase — MSDNNYEVIIIGGGPAGYSAGIYATRAMLKTLLIESCTVLSQLMLTDLIENYPGFPGNIKGYELIENLKKQARYFGLEIKEGFVEYIECINATDRKWRVVTQNKASYTAYSIIAASGAKAKMLGVKGEKELRGKGVSYCAVCDGAFFRNKTVAVVGGGDTSIQEALFLTRYASKVNVVHRRNRLRAEQFLQEQAFKNDKIEFIWDSIVQEIEGTDTVENIKLKNLKKDSVTDFNCDGVFIFVGFTPNTEYVRRIVKTDDTGWIITDGKMNTNVSGIFAAGDLRSNTYRQIATAVGDGVTAALSCEKYISRMRGNEYV, encoded by the coding sequence ATGTCGGACAACAATTATGAAGTAATAATTATCGGTGGAGGGCCGGCGGGATATAGCGCGGGGATATACGCGACAAGGGCTATGCTAAAGACCTTATTAATTGAAAGCTGTACAGTTTTATCGCAATTGATGTTGACTGATCTCATAGAGAATTATCCTGGATTTCCGGGGAATATAAAGGGGTATGAATTAATTGAAAACCTTAAAAAACAGGCCCGTTATTTTGGTCTCGAAATAAAGGAAGGATTTGTTGAGTATATCGAGTGTATCAATGCTACAGATAGAAAGTGGCGTGTAGTAACGCAAAACAAAGCCAGTTATACAGCGTACAGCATTATCGCCGCATCGGGTGCAAAAGCAAAAATGCTCGGGGTAAAGGGAGAAAAAGAATTGCGTGGAAAGGGAGTATCATATTGCGCTGTGTGCGATGGGGCTTTCTTTAGAAACAAAACGGTGGCGGTCGTCGGTGGCGGAGACACCTCAATCCAGGAAGCTCTTTTTTTAACACGGTATGCTTCAAAGGTGAACGTTGTTCATAGAAGGAACAGGCTTCGCGCCGAACAATTTCTACAAGAACAGGCATTCAAAAACGACAAAATTGAATTTATCTGGGATTCTATCGTGCAAGAAATCGAAGGGACGGATACCGTTGAAAACATAAAACTAAAAAATTTGAAGAAAGATAGCGTAACGGATTTCAATTGCGATGGAGTCTTCATATTTGTCGGTTTCACTCCGAATACGGAATACGTAAGAAGGATCGTAAAAACAGATGATACGGGGTGGATAATCACTGACGGCAAGATGAATACAAATGTGTCTGGAATATTCGCGGCGGGAGATTTACGTTCAAATACCTACCGGCAGATAGCGACTGCTGTGGGCGATGGCGTAACCGCCGCGTTATCATGTGAAAAATATATTTCGCGGATGAGGGGGAATGAATATGTATGA
- a CDS encoding 4Fe-4S dicluster domain-containing protein, with protein MKTSAEQLYHSALNIEPEKTGEKRLYIDLDICGSGTCDSCEIQCSYFYHPHNTGIPSVAELATYALVCRKCEEPHCVAACPTDALEQQKTKGKLLVRHTSRCISCKSCSHACPYGTIYPEHVPFLVHTCDFCIGRRDKKDEPLCITTCPHGALAIKSGDTEPDDHTFFVGDNLIVHSTHWNREKA; from the coding sequence ATGAAGACAAGTGCGGAACAGCTTTATCATTCGGCCCTTAACATTGAACCGGAAAAAACCGGTGAAAAGCGGTTGTATATCGACCTCGACATTTGCGGGTCAGGAACCTGCGACAGTTGCGAAATTCAATGCAGCTATTTCTATCATCCCCACAACACGGGCATACCCTCTGTTGCGGAACTAGCAACATATGCGCTTGTCTGCCGAAAGTGTGAAGAACCTCACTGTGTCGCCGCCTGCCCGACTGATGCGCTTGAGCAGCAGAAAACAAAGGGAAAGCTCCTCGTCCGGCATACGAGCCGGTGTATAAGCTGTAAATCATGCTCGCACGCCTGTCCGTACGGGACGATCTATCCCGAACACGTCCCTTTTCTCGTTCATACCTGTGATTTCTGTATCGGCCGCCGCGATAAAAAGGACGAACCGCTTTGCATAACGACGTGCCCGCATGGCGCTCTCGCAATAAAAAGCGGCGATACTGAACCGGATGATCATACGTTTTTCGTCGGTGACAACCTGATCGTTCATTCCACACACTGGAACCGGGAAAAAGCGTAA
- a CDS encoding thioredoxin, producing the protein MLLTKLLHLETNEETENSLKENENAVICCGRMGPMCIPVYQILETLESDYSHVAFFDMDFDIEAAWAIRDLPVCATFMGLPFTVNYKHGKVVAAITSIQNKKQITEILANKFSQKESNR; encoded by the coding sequence ATGTTATTAACAAAGTTGCTTCATTTGGAAACGAATGAAGAAACAGAAAATTCCTTGAAAGAGAATGAAAATGCGGTCATATGTTGCGGAAGGATGGGGCCGATGTGTATTCCCGTGTACCAGATTCTGGAAACATTAGAATCGGACTATTCCCATGTCGCTTTTTTTGACATGGATTTCGATATTGAAGCGGCGTGGGCTATCAGGGATTTACCTGTGTGTGCGACTTTCATGGGGCTGCCTTTTACCGTCAATTATAAGCACGGAAAAGTTGTGGCCGCGATTACCAGTATTCAGAACAAAAAACAGATAACAGAAATACTCGCTAACAAATTCTCTCAAAAGGAGAGCAATAGATAA
- a CDS encoding nickel-dependent hydrogenase large subunit: protein MKKTTIIPIGPYHPLQEEPEFFRLKVDGEKVIDLEVEIGYNHRGIEKLSERKTFDQSTFVIERICGICSTSHPFAYTRAVEDIFPMEVPPRAKYIRTIIGEGERIHSHLLWLGLAGHFLGYNTVYMWVWKLREEINDIMEILSGNRQSYAMFKPGGVRRDIKAEDFPAVLKKLESIVPTLTMLKKAVESDPVLHARTKGVGILTYEDAISYSALGPTSRASGVARDVRKDTKIGAYADADWNMIITKNGDVFDKVVVRILEMFESIKIMKFCLKNIPDGDIDADITSVPPGEGIGTYEAPRGETFHYVRSDGTNSPVRHKVRAPTFMNLPTCHSTVIGQTVADASIILAAIDPCYCCTERMAVVDPDGNAVISGRELVEMSRKKSAFIKEQMGIEKLPLDNIESL from the coding sequence ATGAAAAAGACGACGATAATCCCGATCGGTCCGTACCATCCTCTTCAGGAAGAACCGGAGTTTTTTCGATTGAAAGTGGACGGTGAAAAAGTAATCGATCTCGAAGTTGAAATCGGATACAACCACCGCGGCATCGAAAAGCTTTCGGAACGAAAAACATTCGATCAATCGACTTTTGTTATCGAACGTATCTGCGGTATATGTTCCACGAGCCATCCCTTTGCCTATACCCGCGCCGTCGAGGATATATTCCCCATGGAAGTACCTCCCCGCGCGAAATATATCCGTACGATTATTGGTGAAGGTGAACGAATTCACTCACACCTGCTCTGGCTCGGTCTCGCCGGTCACTTTCTCGGCTACAATACGGTTTACATGTGGGTGTGGAAATTAAGGGAAGAAATTAACGACATTATGGAGATATTATCCGGGAACAGACAGAGTTACGCGATGTTCAAACCGGGGGGTGTGCGGCGGGATATCAAGGCTGAAGATTTTCCGGCAGTACTAAAAAAACTCGAGTCCATCGTCCCGACGTTGACAATGCTTAAAAAGGCCGTCGAATCCGATCCCGTTCTCCACGCGCGGACCAAGGGTGTCGGTATCCTGACTTATGAGGACGCAATCAGTTACTCGGCGCTCGGGCCGACATCGCGTGCGTCCGGGGTCGCCAGGGACGTCAGAAAGGATACGAAAATAGGGGCCTATGCAGACGCTGACTGGAATATGATCATCACGAAAAACGGTGACGTCTTCGATAAGGTCGTTGTCAGAATACTCGAGATGTTCGAATCGATCAAGATAATGAAATTCTGTCTCAAAAATATTCCCGACGGTGATATCGACGCAGATATCACAAGCGTTCCTCCCGGTGAAGGTATCGGAACCTATGAGGCGCCGCGCGGAGAAACCTTTCATTACGTCCGCAGCGACGGCACCAATTCGCCTGTCCGCCACAAGGTAAGGGCGCCGACTTTTATGAACCTCCCCACCTGTCATTCAACGGTTATCGGACAGACGGTTGCCGATGCATCGATAATTCTTGCCGCGATCGATCCATGCTATTGCTGTACCGAGCGAATGGCGGTCGTCGATCCGGACGGGAATGCCGTTATTTCAGGAAGAGAACTCGTCGAGATGTCGAGAAAGAAAAGTGCTTTTATCAAGGAACAGATGGGAATCGAAAAACTTCCCCTTGATAATATAGAATCATTATAG
- a CDS encoding YggS family pyridoxal phosphate-dependent enzyme, with protein MGIIENYKRLRDEIDNNVTIVLAAKTATREEILEAVSAGVTDIGQNYVQEAQSLYSQLGEEAKGITWHMIGALQTNKINKALSIFDVIQTVDSIETANAINKRVKAAGKEHVSVYIEINIGSEFTKFGVKPEYCIIEDLVRAISNLPYLRLDGLMTMGPRSGDPEAIRPYFRKAKEIMERIRLLGLPRVSMKTLSMGMSNSYKIAIEEGSTMIRLGTVILGARKCVSAQDNDDGN; from the coding sequence ATGGGTATCATAGAGAATTATAAAAGATTGAGGGATGAAATTGATAATAACGTGACAATCGTATTGGCGGCGAAGACGGCAACGAGAGAAGAAATCCTTGAAGCGGTATCCGCAGGGGTGACCGATATCGGACAAAATTATGTTCAGGAAGCACAATCCCTTTATTCACAGTTGGGAGAAGAAGCAAAAGGAATAACGTGGCATATGATAGGAGCTTTGCAGACAAATAAAATAAATAAGGCACTGTCGATTTTCGATGTCATTCAGACCGTTGATTCGATTGAAACGGCAAACGCGATTAATAAACGGGTGAAAGCAGCAGGGAAAGAGCACGTTTCAGTTTATATCGAGATAAATATAGGCAGTGAGTTTACCAAGTTCGGTGTAAAACCCGAATATTGTATCATAGAAGATTTGGTCAGAGCAATTTCGAATTTGCCGTATCTGCGATTGGATGGTTTGATGACAATGGGCCCGCGATCCGGTGATCCGGAAGCAATCAGGCCGTATTTCAGAAAAGCGAAAGAAATAATGGAAAGAATACGATTACTAGGACTTCCTCGAGTCTCCATGAAAACGTTGTCGATGGGTATGTCAAACTCATATAAAATCGCGATCGAGGAAGGCAGTACAATGATCAGATTGGGTACCGTTATATTGGGTGCAAGAAAATGCGTATCGGCGCAGGATAACGATGATGGTAACTAA